A DNA window from Polyodon spathula isolate WHYD16114869_AA chromosome 18, ASM1765450v1, whole genome shotgun sequence contains the following coding sequences:
- the eci1 gene encoding enoyl-CoA delta isomerase 1, mitochondrial: MASLLKHSAKYVLSGRLSHLGVHSRYGGLQCLQPCLLPHQRSVSTGSKIQVEMDDSTGIAILTMKSPPVNSLSLDFLTEFSISLEKLELDRGCRGVILTSALPKIFSAGLDIMEMYGKSPEHCGEFWKAVQEMWLRLYGSSMITVAAINGSSPAGGCLMALACDYRIMAENPKYSIGLNETQLGIVAPFWFKDTLVNTVGNRAAELSLQLGLLYSAPDALRTGLVDLLVPEDKVLSTASQTVTQWLAVPDHARQITKSMMRKPTVDRLLASREPDIKNFVSFITKDSIQKSLRVYMERLKQRKP, encoded by the exons ATGGCAAGTTTACTGAAGCATTCTGCGAAGTACGTCCTCTCAG GGAGGCTGTCTCATCTGGGTGTACACAGCAGATATGGGGGTCTCCAGTGTCTGCAGCCCTGCCTCCTTCCACACCAGAGGAGCGTCTCTACTGGCAGCAAGATCCAGGTAGAGATGGACGACAGCACAG GCATCGCTATTCTAACGATGAAGAGCCCTCCTGTGAACAGCCTCAGCCTGGACTTCCTGACCGAGTTCTCAATCAGCCTGGAGAAGCTGGAGCTGGACCGGGGCTGCAGGGGAGTCATCCTCACCTCC gcACTCCCGAAGATCTTCTCCGCGGGGCTGGACATCATGGAGATGTATGGGAAGAGCCCTGAGCATTGCGGGGAGTTCTGGAAGGCGGTGCAGGAGATGTGGCTGCGGCTGTATGGCTCCAGTATGATCACAGTAGCAGCGATTAAT ggcTCCAGTCCCGCAGGAGGCTGTCTGATGGCCTTGGCTTGTGACTACAGAATTATGGCCGAAAACCCCAAATACAGCATCGGCTTGAACGAGACTCAGCTGGGGATTGTCGCCCCCTTCTG GTTCAAGGACACCCTGGTGAACACTGTTGGGAACAGAGCGGCTGAGCTCTCTCTGCAGCTGGGGCTCCTGTACAGCGCTCCCGACGCTCTCAGAACCGGCCTCGTGGATCTGCTGGTACCGGAGGACAAGGTCCTCAGCACAGCCTCTCAAACCGTGACCCAGTGGCTAGCTGTTCCAG ACCACGCCCGGCAGATCACCAAGTCCATGATGAGAAAGCCGACAGTCGACCGACTGCTGGCGAGCAGGGAGCCCGACATCAAGAACTTCGTCAGCTTCATCACCAAAGACTCAATCCAGAAATCACTCCGGGTTTACATGGAGAGACTGAAACAGAGAAAACCCTAG